The Sedimentisphaera salicampi genome includes a region encoding these proteins:
- the rd gene encoding rubredoxin, which produces MQKYECDVCGYIYDPAVGDPDSGIEPGTSFDDLPDDWVCPECGVGKDEFSPVE; this is translated from the coding sequence ATGCAAAAGTATGAATGCGATGTGTGCGGCTATATTTACGACCCTGCTGTAGGCGATCCTGACAGCGGGATTGAACCGGGAACATCATTCGACGATCTCCCCGACGACTGGGTATGCCCGGAATGCGGGGTTGGCAAAGATGAATTCAGCCCGGTAGAATAA
- a CDS encoding ferritin family protein yields MNAMEVLEVAKTMETDGIEFYSRAAESADTESAGKLLEELAGWEKNHFEYFEKLQEAVKKADSFNPDNEAMKYLDYFVKYAVFSPEKDLAKKARSLDTTGVLSYAIGMEKDSVCYYLGVKASLKTEQAKETVEEIINEEMSHITILSEELSKV; encoded by the coding sequence ATGAACGCAATGGAAGTTTTGGAAGTAGCCAAGACGATGGAAACAGACGGAATTGAGTTTTACTCAAGGGCCGCTGAGTCCGCTGATACTGAGTCTGCTGGAAAGCTGCTTGAGGAGCTTGCCGGTTGGGAGAAAAACCATTTCGAATATTTCGAAAAGCTTCAGGAGGCGGTTAAAAAGGCAGACAGCTTCAACCCCGACAACGAGGCAATGAAGTATCTTGACTATTTCGTGAAGTATGCGGTTTTCTCCCCCGAGAAAGACCTCGCTAAAAAAGCCCGCTCTCTTGATACGACGGGAGTTTTGAGCTATGCAATAGGGATGGAGAAGGACTCAGTTTGCTACTACCTCGGCGTAAAGGCATCACTGAAGACAGAGCAGGCCAAAGAAACTGTAGAAGAGATTATTAACGAAGAGATGAGTCATATAACGATTCTCAGCGAAGAATTGAGCAAGGTTTAG
- a CDS encoding ferritin: MIKEKVNKAINSQINAELYSSYLYLAMSAWFADNGMPGAANWTKIQAQEELTHADKFFEYVLERGGKIELDKIDKPEGSWDSPIEVFEAVLAHEQKVTSLINDLMDVAISENDHASKIFLNWFVEEQVEEEASVQDIIDKAKMACETKGGLFMIDKELGQRVFHPAPAEE; encoded by the coding sequence ATGATAAAAGAAAAAGTAAACAAAGCTATTAACTCCCAGATTAATGCCGAGCTGTACTCTTCATACCTCTATCTGGCTATGAGTGCTTGGTTTGCAGATAACGGTATGCCCGGCGCTGCCAACTGGACAAAGATTCAGGCGCAGGAAGAGCTTACCCATGCGGACAAGTTCTTTGAGTATGTTCTTGAGCGGGGCGGAAAGATCGAGCTTGATAAGATCGATAAGCCTGAAGGCAGCTGGGACAGCCCTATTGAGGTGTTTGAGGCAGTGCTCGCCCACGAGCAGAAGGTTACATCTTTGATTAACGATCTTATGGACGTTGCTATCAGCGAGAACGACCACGCCTCCAAGATATTCCTCAACTGGTTTGTTGAAGAGCAGGTGGAAGAAGAGGCCAGTGTGCAGGATATCATAGACAAAGCTAAAATGGCCTGCGAGACAAAAGGCGGGCTGTTTATGATAGACAAAGAGCTTGGCCAGCGGGTATTTCATCCGGCGCCGGCAGAAGAATAA
- a CDS encoding desulfoferrodoxin, translated as MAKRQQIYFCPVCSNVVEVYCGADGELYCCGAPMRLLEGNTTDAATEKHVPVIEKTTDGYKVSVGSVLHPMAPEHYIMWIELVADGFSYVKFLKPGDEPIAEFKVDAEKITAREYCNKHGLWKAEQ; from the coding sequence ATGGCTAAGAGACAACAGATTTATTTTTGCCCTGTATGCAGCAATGTAGTAGAGGTTTACTGCGGAGCCGACGGCGAGCTTTACTGCTGCGGCGCTCCTATGAGGCTTCTTGAAGGCAACACAACCGATGCGGCCACAGAAAAGCACGTGCCGGTAATCGAAAAGACCACCGACGGGTACAAAGTGTCCGTAGGGAGTGTTTTGCATCCGATGGCTCCGGAGCATTACATAATGTGGATTGAGCTTGTAGCAGACGGCTTCAGTTATGTGAAATTCCTTAAACCGGGAGATGAGCCGATTGCAGAATTCAAGGTTGATGCTGAGAAGATAACTGCAAGAGAGTACTGCAATAAACACGGGCTTTGGAAGGCTGAGCAATGA
- a CDS encoding FprA family A-type flavoprotein yields MAEIKNNIYYVGAKDWDRKFFDELVPLSEGTTYNAYFIKGSEKNVLIDSVDPEKFDTLLSNLERLGVEKIDYIVSLHCEQDHSGCIPVILQEFPECKVVTNEKNCGLLQEHLHISPEQIQVIEEWETLSLGDKTLQFFFIPWVHWPETMAAYLQEDKVLFPCDMFGSHYATSEMFAKSDAYQLELIKSYYAEIMMPYKKVIVKNLEKIDQLDIDMIAASHGPIYDDPQFPINAYKDWVSDKVTNHVVIPYISMHHSTRIMVEHLIDELTERGIHARPYNLIGCDISQLASSLVDSATVVLAGPQILAGPHPALANAAFLANMLKPKTKFVSIMGSYGWGGKMVEKLQAAIPNIKAELIEPLMIKGMPREDDLQLINEFADKILEKHRSEGLVE; encoded by the coding sequence ATGGCGGAAATAAAAAACAACATCTACTACGTTGGTGCAAAAGACTGGGACAGGAAGTTCTTTGATGAGCTCGTTCCACTCAGCGAAGGCACAACTTACAACGCTTACTTCATCAAGGGCAGCGAGAAAAACGTTCTGATAGACAGCGTTGACCCCGAAAAATTTGATACGCTTCTGTCTAATCTGGAGCGGCTCGGCGTTGAAAAAATCGACTATATTGTAAGCCTTCACTGCGAGCAGGACCATTCAGGCTGCATTCCTGTAATACTTCAGGAATTCCCTGAATGCAAAGTGGTTACAAACGAAAAGAACTGCGGGCTCCTTCAGGAACACCTGCATATCAGTCCTGAGCAGATACAAGTTATCGAGGAGTGGGAGACACTCAGCCTCGGCGATAAGACCCTTCAGTTTTTCTTTATCCCGTGGGTGCACTGGCCTGAGACAATGGCCGCATACCTGCAGGAAGACAAGGTGCTTTTCCCGTGCGATATGTTCGGCTCTCATTATGCCACAAGCGAGATGTTCGCAAAATCCGACGCTTATCAGCTCGAGCTTATAAAAAGCTACTATGCTGAGATTATGATGCCTTACAAGAAGGTGATAGTTAAAAATCTGGAAAAGATCGACCAGCTCGATATTGATATGATAGCTGCAAGCCACGGCCCGATATACGACGACCCGCAGTTCCCGATAAACGCTTATAAAGACTGGGTGAGCGATAAGGTTACAAACCACGTGGTGATTCCGTATATCTCCATGCACCACAGCACGAGGATTATGGTGGAGCATCTGATTGATGAGCTTACCGAAAGGGGCATCCATGCACGGCCTTACAACCTGATTGGCTGCGATATAAGCCAGCTTGCCTCCTCTCTTGTTGACAGTGCTACGGTAGTTCTTGCGGGACCTCAGATTCTCGCAGGCCCGCATCCGGCTCTTGCCAACGCTGCTTTCCTTGCAAATATGCTCAAGCCCAAAACGAAATTCGTTTCGATTATGGGCAGCTACGGCTGGGGCGGAAAGATGGTGGAAAAGCTTCAGGCAGCTATACCGAACATAAAGGCGGAGCTTATCGAACCATTGATGATAAAAGGTATGCCTCGTGAAGATGACCTGCAGCTTATTAATGAGTTTGCAGACAAAATACTTGAAAAACACAGGTCAGAAGGGCTGGTTGAGTAA
- the rbr gene encoding rubrerythrin, which yields MELKGSKTEANLLKAFAGESQARNRYTYFAEKAREEGYEQIANIFEETANHEKEHAKRLFSFMEGREVEITAAYPAGKVGTTVENLQEGFEGENYEVTTMYPNFADEAEQEGFKDIARLFRNIAKAEMHHRQRYTDLKKNLEEGKVFSRDGNYIWMCINCGYLHEGKEAPSICPTCRYPKAYFQLKPENY from the coding sequence ATGGAACTTAAGGGAAGTAAAACAGAAGCTAATCTTCTAAAGGCATTTGCAGGCGAATCGCAGGCAAGAAACCGTTATACATACTTTGCCGAGAAGGCAAGAGAAGAGGGTTATGAACAGATTGCAAATATCTTCGAGGAAACAGCTAATCACGAAAAAGAGCATGCCAAGAGGCTGTTCAGCTTTATGGAAGGAAGAGAAGTAGAGATAACCGCCGCTTACCCGGCAGGCAAAGTCGGCACTACTGTAGAGAATCTGCAGGAAGGCTTCGAGGGGGAGAACTACGAAGTAACAACGATGTATCCGAATTTTGCAGACGAGGCCGAACAAGAAGGCTTTAAGGACATTGCAAGACTCTTCAGAAACATCGCAAAGGCTGAAATGCACCACCGCCAGAGATACACTGACCTGAAGAAAAACCTTGAAGAAGGAAAAGTTTTCTCAAGAGACGGCAATTACATCTGGATGTGCATCAACTGCGGATACCTTCATGAGGGAAAAGAAGCGCCAAGCATCTGCCCGACATGCAGGTATCCAAAGGCCTATTTCCAGCTTAAGCCTGAGAATTACTAA
- a CDS encoding Fur family transcriptional regulator, which translates to MKSTEEKIEQFIDLCRGNGLRVTPQRVAVYRVLAETNSHPSAEMVHREVKKEHPGISLDTVNRTLLTFNQIGAAFIVEGSGDVRRFDGDLEKHQHIKCVRCKRIFDFHHKPFDEIETPEDMPEGFKILKKSVYFEGYCKQCLIEIEKTGN; encoded by the coding sequence ATGAAATCTACTGAAGAAAAAATTGAACAATTTATAGATTTGTGCAGGGGAAACGGGCTCAGGGTAACCCCGCAGCGTGTGGCTGTTTACAGAGTCCTCGCTGAGACTAATTCCCACCCTTCAGCGGAAATGGTGCACAGGGAAGTAAAAAAAGAGCACCCTGGCATTTCGCTGGATACGGTAAACAGAACTCTGCTTACGTTTAATCAGATTGGAGCGGCTTTCATAGTTGAGGGAAGCGGCGATGTTCGCAGGTTTGACGGCGATCTTGAAAAGCACCAGCACATAAAATGTGTGAGATGCAAAAGAATATTCGATTTTCATCACAAGCCGTTTGATGAAATAGAAACGCCTGAAGATATGCCGGAAGGGTTTAAAATTTTGAAAAAGTCGGTATATTTTGAAGGATATTGTAAACAGTGCTTAATTGAAATTGAAAAAACAGGTAATTAG
- a CDS encoding Sip1-related alpha-galactosidase, with the protein MFNRNSMGKISLLLILLVSTMAAKADALDAKALKGSGLKILQGFSETPENGILKSFEVSLPPVESVVYFSTDGRNRLLGAANRIFPWAAKGLEEIISSDFDPDPTTRQPSRNGLQVLFQLKSGRYLLLQGLAGAETMSYFQIHDSGKFTINLATFGKARVSGDIPLLAWAEASSPVEVFNDAWKKILNCRKFEDRVAPRYQKNYPEPFKYLGWCSWEQYRREISSELLVGAMEKIESSPVPVRWVLVDDGHQHQSGSGMRTSQMLSFQANPETFPEGFAPLMEERSDKIKWTGIWHTMNGLWQGLSPDHQLEELDPHLISIHQKRGNEDFTVMMPKDDPGSSQKFYNALIGSAKEHGFDFVKIDNQNRQVGYYKGRKNAVEAVAENAQSLEKACKKFTDGLINCFCVDLISVMNTKYSAVSRVSVDYLLNHEDKAKSHLLQSYQNTLWVGQAVWPDHDMFHSCDPVSGRMMAVSKAVAGAPIYLSDAPKDFVPELIEPLCWENGKLLRPLAPAIPLPDSVMLSALSTPQAYRVIAPLPNGAASIIAYNLANPTPDSPVKAAVRESDYKSASSFIQPAVPSWEIPEEGLAYYDWYKQTGGKLGTKYEFELDGFSDRFVQLSPIKEGWAVIGRPDKYLSAAAVESAEYKSKTLTVKFVKSGPLVVYNKRPVECSEAKKITDMGGGLWRLEFPKNNKGMEVMIQIRN; encoded by the coding sequence ATGTTCAATCGAAATTCAATGGGAAAAATAAGCCTGCTGCTGATCTTGCTTGTCAGCACTATGGCAGCTAAGGCTGATGCGCTTGATGCAAAAGCCTTAAAAGGAAGCGGGTTAAAGATACTGCAAGGCTTTTCTGAAACGCCTGAAAACGGGATTCTGAAAAGCTTTGAAGTAAGTCTGCCGCCGGTTGAATCGGTTGTGTATTTCAGCACCGACGGGCGGAATCGTTTGCTCGGAGCGGCAAATCGAATTTTCCCATGGGCAGCCAAAGGTCTTGAAGAAATAATCAGCAGCGATTTCGATCCCGACCCAACAACCCGCCAGCCCTCAAGAAACGGCCTACAGGTTCTCTTTCAGCTAAAAAGCGGTCGTTACCTCCTTCTCCAAGGGCTCGCAGGCGCTGAAACTATGAGCTATTTCCAGATTCACGACAGCGGCAAATTTACTATAAATCTTGCTACTTTCGGAAAGGCCCGTGTTTCCGGAGATATACCTCTGCTTGCTTGGGCAGAGGCATCCAGCCCGGTTGAGGTTTTCAATGATGCATGGAAAAAGATTCTCAACTGCAGGAAATTTGAGGATCGCGTTGCTCCCCGTTACCAGAAGAACTATCCCGAGCCGTTCAAATATTTGGGATGGTGCAGCTGGGAGCAGTACCGCAGGGAGATTAGCTCTGAACTGCTCGTTGGAGCGATGGAAAAAATAGAGAGCTCCCCCGTGCCTGTTCGGTGGGTGCTGGTTGATGACGGGCATCAGCATCAAAGCGGTTCGGGGATGAGAACCAGCCAGATGCTTTCATTTCAGGCTAACCCCGAAACCTTCCCCGAAGGATTTGCCCCGCTTATGGAGGAGCGTTCGGATAAAATCAAGTGGACAGGAATCTGGCATACGATGAACGGCCTCTGGCAGGGGCTGAGCCCAGATCATCAGCTTGAAGAGCTCGACCCGCATCTTATCAGTATCCATCAGAAAAGGGGAAATGAAGACTTTACGGTTATGATGCCCAAAGACGACCCTGGCTCTTCGCAGAAATTCTACAATGCCTTGATCGGCTCAGCGAAAGAGCATGGATTCGATTTTGTGAAGATTGACAACCAGAACCGGCAGGTTGGCTATTACAAGGGTCGGAAAAATGCCGTCGAGGCGGTAGCTGAAAACGCTCAGTCTTTGGAGAAGGCCTGCAAAAAGTTTACCGATGGATTGATAAACTGTTTCTGCGTTGACCTGATCAGCGTTATGAATACAAAATACAGCGCCGTTTCAAGAGTGAGCGTTGATTATCTGCTTAATCACGAAGATAAGGCGAAATCCCATTTGCTCCAGTCTTATCAGAATACGCTCTGGGTGGGGCAAGCTGTATGGCCGGACCATGATATGTTCCATTCCTGCGATCCGGTTTCCGGGCGTATGATGGCGGTTAGCAAGGCTGTAGCGGGGGCTCCGATTTACCTCTCTGATGCGCCGAAGGATTTTGTTCCTGAATTGATTGAGCCGCTGTGCTGGGAAAACGGCAAGCTCCTGCGTCCGCTCGCTCCGGCAATTCCGCTGCCCGATTCTGTGATGCTTTCAGCTTTATCCACCCCGCAGGCCTACAGGGTGATTGCACCCCTGCCGAACGGGGCAGCTTCAATTATTGCATACAATCTGGCAAACCCAACCCCAGATTCGCCGGTGAAAGCGGCTGTGAGAGAATCCGATTATAAATCCGCATCTTCGTTTATCCAGCCGGCTGTGCCGTCTTGGGAAATTCCCGAAGAAGGCCTTGCCTATTACGACTGGTATAAACAAACCGGCGGAAAGCTTGGCACAAAGTATGAATTTGAGCTGGACGGATTTTCAGACCGTTTTGTACAGCTCTCGCCGATTAAAGAGGGCTGGGCAGTAATCGGAAGGCCGGATAAATATCTTTCTGCTGCTGCAGTTGAATCTGCTGAATACAAGTCCAAAACCCTAACTGTAAAATTCGTTAAGTCTGGTCCTTTGGTTGTTTACAACAAAAGACCAGTTGAATGCAGCGAGGCAAAGAAAATCACAGATATGGGCGGAGGCCTCTGGCGGCTCGAATTCCCGAAAAATAATAAGGGGATGGAAGTAATGATTCAAATAAGAAACTAA
- a CDS encoding glycoside hydrolase family 2 protein, whose amino-acid sequence MKKVTLLILLGAAAVSFADWKPVGDKIKTRWAEEINPETVWDEYPRPQFERSGWMCLNGLWDLRVAGSSSEKPKYFDKEILVPFGVESSLSGVGELVEPDDKIWYHRTFECPDDFSGKKVLLNFEAVDWKTAVWVNDSYVGGHKGGYDRFTFDITDCLKSTGEQSITVMVTDPSSYGSQARGKQKNSQHGIWYTPNSGIWQTVWLEAVNKKAHLADVEITPDIDSSKVTIIPIMDSPEIGNYSVRCSVYENGSRVAQKTGHVYKPLEIKIDDQKLWSPDNPFLYDLKLELFEGKNSSSGKLLDTVKSYFGMRKISLGQGDHTKVLMLNNKPLFHYGTLDQGWWPDGLHTPPSDEAMKYDIEMTKKMGFNMIRKHIKIEPDRWFYWCDKMGIMVWQDMPSGMIEPNPGKSGSPEHVGGNQSDQYKDSEVEAQFELELRKMISQHYNSPSVVVWVPFNEGWGQYDTCRISRMVKDLDPTRLVDAVSGWALRDCGDILDIHTYHKDLRKPDVNEKDRATAVGEFGGIGYAIKGHLWDPNRRNWGYQSYDSKEELFQNYKHKFDQIVEMKKNQDLSAAVYTQTTDVEGEVNGLMTYDRDVVKFDEAKLRKLHSVLYEE is encoded by the coding sequence ATGAAAAAAGTTACATTACTTATCCTGCTGGGAGCAGCAGCCGTGTCTTTTGCCGACTGGAAACCAGTGGGCGATAAGATTAAAACCAGATGGGCAGAAGAAATAAATCCGGAAACAGTTTGGGATGAATACCCGAGGCCGCAGTTTGAAAGAAGCGGCTGGATGTGCCTCAACGGGCTTTGGGATCTTAGAGTGGCAGGCAGTTCATCCGAGAAACCAAAATATTTCGACAAAGAAATTCTCGTGCCTTTCGGCGTTGAATCTTCGCTTTCAGGTGTGGGAGAGCTTGTAGAACCGGACGATAAAATTTGGTATCACAGGACATTCGAATGCCCCGATGATTTCAGCGGCAAGAAAGTATTGCTGAATTTTGAAGCTGTTGACTGGAAAACAGCCGTTTGGGTGAACGATTCATACGTTGGCGGGCACAAAGGCGGATACGACCGCTTCACCTTCGATATCACAGACTGCCTCAAATCCACCGGCGAGCAGAGCATTACCGTGATGGTAACAGATCCCTCCAGCTACGGCTCGCAGGCAAGAGGCAAGCAGAAAAATTCTCAGCACGGTATATGGTACACACCAAATTCCGGTATCTGGCAGACAGTATGGCTCGAAGCGGTGAATAAAAAGGCGCATCTTGCGGACGTTGAGATCACTCCGGATATAGACAGCAGCAAAGTTACGATAATTCCGATTATGGACAGCCCTGAGATTGGCAATTATTCTGTTCGCTGCAGCGTTTACGAAAACGGCAGCCGTGTTGCTCAGAAAACAGGGCACGTTTATAAGCCTCTTGAAATTAAGATTGATGATCAGAAGCTGTGGTCTCCGGATAATCCCTTCCTCTACGACTTGAAGCTTGAGCTCTTTGAAGGTAAAAACAGCAGCTCAGGCAAGCTTCTTGATACAGTAAAGAGCTACTTTGGAATGCGTAAAATCAGCCTTGGACAAGGCGATCATACAAAGGTTCTTATGCTCAACAACAAGCCGCTCTTCCATTACGGAACTCTCGACCAAGGGTGGTGGCCGGACGGACTGCATACACCGCCGTCTGATGAGGCGATGAAGTATGACATTGAAATGACCAAGAAGATGGGCTTCAATATGATCCGCAAGCACATCAAAATTGAGCCGGACAGATGGTTCTACTGGTGCGATAAGATGGGGATTATGGTTTGGCAGGATATGCCGTCGGGGATGATTGAACCAAATCCCGGGAAAAGCGGCAGCCCCGAACACGTGGGCGGAAATCAGTCCGATCAGTATAAGGATTCCGAGGTGGAAGCCCAGTTTGAGCTGGAGCTCAGGAAGATGATAAGCCAGCACTACAACAGCCCGAGCGTTGTGGTTTGGGTGCCGTTTAACGAAGGCTGGGGGCAGTATGACACATGCAGAATCAGCCGGATGGTGAAAGACCTCGACCCAACAAGGCTCGTGGATGCTGTGAGCGGATGGGCTCTGAGAGACTGCGGCGATATCCTCGATATCCACACATACCACAAAGACCTCCGCAAACCGGATGTAAACGAGAAGGACAGGGCGACCGCTGTAGGCGAATTCGGCGGAATAGGCTACGCAATCAAAGGACACCTCTGGGATCCGAACAGAAGGAACTGGGGGTATCAGTCTTACGATTCCAAGGAAGAGCTCTTCCAGAACTACAAGCATAAATTCGACCAGATCGTGGAAATGAAGAAAAACCAAGACCTCTCCGCTGCTGTGTACACACAGACCACAGACGTGGAAGGCGAGGTGAACGGACTTATGACGTACGACAGAGATGTGGTTAAATTTGACGAGGCCAAGCTTCGCAAGCTCCACTCTGTGCTGTACGAAGAATAA
- a CDS encoding SUMF1/EgtB/PvdO family nonheme iron enzyme codes for MKRAVFYLAVCTILASASFAVYQENFGNGSNQFTISFVDISGDASSANGTNIGEGKTFSDPGYQYRMGTREITNAQWDKFKADYGQVTGDPSSAYDSDPEMGTNAPTGRVSWYEAAQFVNYLNTSKGHQAAYKFTGTQGTSNYALDTWSTAEAAGGTNLYRHKDAQFFLPTEDEWVKAAYWNGSSIQTYATKDGSVPEAGVDTNYNDANPDTWDAGSGAEELNGTYDMMGNVFEWMESPFSDQNTAADSERVYRGGSYYNGADVLASSDRRDMSPYGEYGDIGFRVGTVPEPATMALLGIGGLFIRRRRAR; via the coding sequence ATGAAAAGAGCAGTCTTTTATCTGGCAGTATGCACAATACTTGCCTCTGCGAGTTTTGCAGTTTATCAGGAAAATTTCGGAAACGGCAGTAATCAGTTTACTATCAGTTTCGTTGACATCTCCGGCGATGCGAGCAGTGCAAACGGAACGAATATCGGAGAAGGAAAAACTTTTTCAGACCCGGGCTACCAGTACCGTATGGGCACCCGTGAGATTACCAACGCCCAGTGGGATAAGTTTAAGGCTGATTACGGACAGGTAACCGGCGATCCTTCCAGCGCCTATGACAGCGATCCTGAGATGGGCACTAATGCCCCCACCGGCAGGGTTAGCTGGTATGAGGCTGCGCAGTTCGTGAACTATCTGAACACAAGCAAGGGACATCAGGCGGCGTATAAGTTTACCGGCACGCAGGGAACAAGCAATTACGCCCTCGATACATGGAGCACAGCAGAGGCGGCTGGCGGAACAAACCTCTACCGCCATAAAGACGCCCAATTCTTCCTGCCCACAGAGGATGAATGGGTGAAGGCGGCATACTGGAACGGAAGCAGTATCCAGACCTACGCAACAAAAGACGGTTCAGTACCAGAAGCTGGTGTGGATACAAATTATAACGATGCCAATCCTGATACTTGGGACGCAGGCAGCGGCGCAGAAGAGCTCAACGGCACATACGATATGATGGGTAACGTTTTCGAGTGGATGGAAAGCCCTTTCAGTGATCAAAACACCGCCGCAGACAGCGAACGAGTATACCGCGGCGGCTCTTATTACAATGGTGCCGATGTACTTGCTTCATCTGACCGCAGAGATATGAGTCCTTATGGTGAGTACGGAGATATAGGTTTTCGCGTGGGCACCGTCCCCGAGCCGGCAACAATGGCTCTCCTCGGCATTGGCGGTCTCTTTATTCGCCGCCGCAGGGCACGCTAA
- a CDS encoding radical SAM/SPASM domain-containing protein, which yields MDLKTASRFAYHFFRCLGRLPAKHLLYLARKMGSENPHMHSGKLWINTFFPPIPSPAFDRFMDSVLARARTPYSAYFAVTSRCPHSCAHCSFAGRQAGELPTADALEIISQIDSLGCPVIGFTGGEPLLRKDLPELIEAASKNASTVLFTTASGLTEPIARKLKDAGLSSVMVGIESAEMAEHNRLRGRENSFRQAFEGIKIAKQAGLYAAASTIAFREKIRSCEIEKIARFCESLGAMELRILEPIPTGGVCGDDSIILSSEESREMADFQKRWNRRKTSLAVCSFSHLESGEMFGCGAGYHHLFIDSAGNVCPCDLTPLSFGNALEKPLSEIWQEMEQFFPLPRRGCFMKEAAKKGILPAAGSALPAGPETSRNICRQLPRRGRLPKVYENYLNR from the coding sequence ATGGATTTGAAAACCGCTTCTCGGTTTGCATATCATTTCTTTCGGTGTCTGGGCAGGCTGCCTGCAAAGCATCTTCTCTATCTTGCCCGAAAGATGGGCAGCGAGAACCCGCATATGCATAGCGGGAAGCTCTGGATAAACACGTTCTTCCCGCCTATTCCATCGCCGGCATTCGATCGGTTTATGGATTCAGTTTTGGCCAGAGCAAGAACGCCGTACTCGGCATATTTCGCTGTTACGAGCCGCTGCCCGCATTCATGCGCCCATTGCAGTTTCGCCGGCAGGCAGGCTGGAGAGCTGCCGACCGCTGATGCCCTCGAAATTATCTCGCAGATTGATTCGCTGGGCTGCCCTGTAATCGGGTTCACAGGCGGCGAGCCTCTGCTACGCAAAGACCTGCCCGAGCTGATAGAAGCCGCCTCGAAAAACGCCTCTACGGTGCTTTTTACCACTGCCTCAGGTCTCACTGAGCCAATCGCCCGCAAATTGAAAGATGCCGGGCTGAGCAGTGTTATGGTGGGGATTGAATCGGCGGAGATGGCAGAGCACAACCGGCTTCGCGGCAGGGAAAATTCCTTCCGTCAGGCTTTTGAGGGCATTAAAATCGCAAAGCAGGCTGGGCTCTATGCCGCAGCTTCCACAATCGCATTCAGAGAAAAGATTCGCTCTTGCGAAATAGAAAAAATCGCACGATTTTGCGAAAGCCTTGGTGCGATGGAGCTCCGCATACTCGAACCGATTCCAACAGGCGGCGTTTGCGGGGATGATTCGATTATCCTCTCGAGCGAAGAATCAAGAGAGATGGCGGATTTCCAGAAACGCTGGAACAGGAGAAAAACAAGCCTTGCGGTTTGCAGCTTCTCGCACCTTGAATCGGGCGAGATGTTCGGCTGCGGAGCCGGCTATCACCACCTCTTCATCGATTCGGCGGGGAACGTGTGCCCCTGCGACCTCACGCCGCTCTCATTCGGAAACGCCCTTGAAAAGCCGCTCAGCGAAATATGGCAGGAGATGGAGCAGTTTTTCCCGCTGCCCAGAAGAGGCTGCTTTATGAAAGAGGCAGCGAAAAAAGGCATTCTGCCCGCCGCCGGCAGTGCGCTGCCCGCAGGGCCCGAAACAAGCCGAAACATCTGCCGCCAGCTACCCCGCAGAGGCCGGCTCCCGAAGGTGTACGAAAATTACCTCAACCGATAA